CTGTCGCACATCAATGATAGCTCCGACAGTacatgttggggtcaaaaacggttacgacggaattaccacccgaaaatcctcagagatcgtatttccgaaagagttagtaaaagaagggatgtaattttcgtaaaaataacctatacgaggttatttttacgaagaagtattctttgggattcaaaccgaacgatcgtcccgctcggtcgctacgtagcgaccgagctcgggccaaagctcggtcactacgtagcgaccgagcgatcgtcccgctcggtcgctacgtagcgaccgagcgatcgtcccgctcggtcgctacgtagcgaccgagctcgtagcgaccgagcgatcgtcccgctcggtcgctacgtagcgaccgagctcgagccaaagctcggtcgctacgtagcgaccgagcgatcgtcccgctcggtcgctacgtagcgaccgagctcaagccgaagctcggtcgctacgtagcgaccgagcactcgtttcgctcggtcgctacatagcgaccgggctcgagccaaagttcggtcgctgtgtagcgattgaacctttctgaacatcgatacgacaccagtccttgcattctcgtcaaaccttcgaatgctatctcccgaagaccgtagcaagctcagtccatgtttccctctattctaattcatcgatcaaacttcgcggattagaaaccgcggaaaactcgtagtaaacgtgtcgagtcggaagacggcccaaagggacctaaaacacgactcgaggcccatcctatgatttttcttaaccaaaagcccgtgaaccacagcatggttcgcgcttggcccacgaggaaggataaatgtcaagtttccgcggataaatacggaagttttgaagataattgtgaagatcgggaaaaatggaatatctccatttttatgctatgacggcttaagggcagaagagtaaaagcgtaaaccgaccttggagctagtatataaggagtcctaggcgaggagcagaagggagaactttttagattcggaattctctgcacttagaaactttaggcttattctcgacaagttcggtttctatgactggcactcaattactagacgaactcgcccaggcagttcgatctcttgtccagctctatcaattgaactacgttcggcttgatcctcgaaaggggtacgtaggcagcctttaacaaggttcagtccaaaatcaatctaagccttttagatatctttttcgtcctttgttatcgagctgcgactcaactaggattagggttttatgttgctagaactaggtaactcgctgacggcccctgcggccaaagcctttgtattctcttgtaatgatcgcaacgctcttacgcggactcgaaataagatctactgttttctctaaactcgtttgttatcttttcatgatttccgcatatattcgatcacttgtcgttggctctcgcagagatccgggacctctgagaaattagggttttcctagtttccttatttaaacggaaatcgacagtgcgaatttcggttcccacagtacATAAGAATGGTCTTCCCAAGATGAGGGGGTCCTTAGACTCTTCTTCTAATTCCAGAACAACGAAGTCTGCTGGAACAGTGGTGTTCCCTACTTTCACTTGGAGATCCTCTAGAATACCAACAGGAGATTTGACTGATCTGTCTGCGAAAACCAAGGACATCTTAGTTGGTTTGAAGTGCGTGTATCCGAGTCGTAAAGCTACAGAGTAGGGCATGAGATTCACGCTAGACCCAAGATCCACCAAGGAGCAGGCAAAAACTGTCTTCCCAATCTAGATAGAGAGGACAAATTTGCCGGGATCTCCTCGTTTTTTTATTTGCCTGTTCTGAAGCACTGCGCTGCACTCCTTGGAAACTGTCATGAACTCGCTCTCGTCTGATATTTTCCCTGAGATCAACCCCTTCATAAAGCTACGCATGGAGGGCATCATCTGAATCGCATCCATCAGGGGAAGTCGGACGGTTAGATCTTCCAGCATCTTCCTGCATTTTATTTCCTCCTTGTCCTTACGAGTGACCTTCGCTGGAACAGGGTAAGGGACTTTTGGAATGTATTCGCGAGGAGGAACAGCCGCTGGAATCGGGCGCACTGCTTCAGCCGGTTGTTCTGAGCGTGGCGAGGCTGTTTCAACTACCGGCTCTGTATTCCCCTCATCTGCTTGGTCGGCTGGTGGTTGCTCTGACTCTTTCTGCTTGCCTTTCTCAGCCGCGGTGAACCTTCTCCTTTCTGGCTCGGAAAGTTGCTTCCCGCTTCTTAGCTGAACCGCATTGCACTCCTTGGGGTTTTTGTCTGTTTTACCAGGTAGAGTACCTTGCTGTCTCTTGACACTCTCGGCAGTCTGAGCTATCTGAATGTCCATCTGTCTCATATGGCTTGCGACATTATCATATTTGGTGCTCAGGTCTCCGAACATATGGTTCATCCTAGTATTGATCTCGGTAGTGACCTGGTTCAGCGCTTTCCCTTGGAGCTGTTGTCCTTGGAGGAGTTGCTGCAGCATGGTTTTAGTTTCATCTTGCGGAACAGCGACAGGGGTGGAGGTAGCGACTTGAGTGTTCTGGTGGTTCTGTATTTGAGGCTGATTGCTCTGCGGTTGGCTTAGAACATATGTTCGGGGTTGATAGTTCTTCTGATATCCCGAATACTGGCCCTGGTTGTTCTGCGCCGGATCAACTTGTTTGTCCTACTTAGGCCAGAAAAGTTGTGGATTGTTCCTTACGTTAGGGTTCAGGTGATAATTCTTCAGCTGCCACCCTTGTCCATTTACGTAACTCACTTCCTGCTGATCGTCTCCTGCCTGCTCAGCTTCAAACGCCTTGTCCCCCGCACTCTTCTCAGGAGTTGCTTCTTCCATTATGAAGACCTGGCTCTGGTTTCCCTTCAGCAGTTGGTCTACCTTCGCCGCTAAATCGTCTATGCTGTTCACACTTTTGGAGCGatcatgctccttgttcttgttGAGTGAACTGgaagccatgttctcaatcaacGCGAATGCACCAGGGGTGgtctgagtcatgaagtctccgtTACTAGAGGAATCAAGGGTGTTCCGGTACTCATAGCTCACTCCATCGTAGAACACCTCCAATATGTAATCGTCATCAAACCCGTGGTGTGGACATTCCCTCTGGTACTCTTTATACCTCTCCCAAGCTTCATAAAAGGGTTCCTCAGATTTCTGCTTGAAGTTGGAGATTCTATGCCTTAGAGCCGCGGTTTTGGACTTTGTGTAGAAGTGGCTCAGGAATGCTGATCGAACCTGATCCCATGAGGTTAGAGAACCAGTTGGGAGAGATTGCAGCCAACGTGCAGCTTTCCCTTCAAGAGAAAATGGGAACAGCATGCACTTGACGTAATCCGGTGGCACTCCATTTGAGCGAGAGAAATTGCAGATCCTCTCAAAGGCCTCTATGTGATCCATTGGTATGTCTGAAGTGAGGCCACTGAATGTTCTCTTCTGTACCAGACCAATCAGTGCAGGTTTGATCTCATAATCCTGTCGAGTACAGGGTGGAGGGTTGATGGGGGAGCGGTTAGTAGCAAAATTCCTCGGAAGGTTTCGCTCCCCAATAAGAGCACCACGCTCCTCTCGCGCAGCGTTCTCGGCTGCTTGCTCTTGTGCAGCTTGTTGCTGATTCTGGATGGTTTGCTGCATCTGCTGCATCTGCTGTTGCTGATTCTGCATTTGTTGTTGAATGAGTTCCAATGCAGTAGTGAGGTCATCCATATTGCCATGATCACCCATGTTGGTGTCGGTTGTTCTTGGCTGTTGACGGTTCTGTCTTTCTAATCTTGCGAGTTCTTCGTTAGTCAGCTGATGTAGTGGTCCTTGTgcgttgctccgagtatgtctactggtcatgcacttggatcatctgttccaacaaagaagtaaagcaagttagatatctcagactaaatattaaactaaatcatAGAtccaacattaagtgatcagtTCAATGCAGGCAGTAAGATCAATATGAATGAAGATAGTTGAGAtcacttatttgtgttcagttcatgcggctaacaccctacaaccctaagcaagctttgcctactactcaatcataaagcagGATGGCACAAGCAAGATtcctgaataatactgcatataaaataagtaaaaagacAAAGGGTTCAGGGTAATCTTCTCGTGAGAatgagagatggagccttctcccttacaagttgcgtAAAATCCAAAAGAGTAATCTAGGTTTCTTGTAAAACTCGTGTGTCCTTTAGGAAAACGATAGCCTCCCCTTTTATAGGGAGGCGCTGGTGATAGGAgaataagagaaagagaaagtcgAAACTAGGGCAAACTCCAGAATAGGAAGTTTCCTTAATGAGCGGGAGCAGTCTAATGCTTGATCTCTTCGGGAGCAACCCTTGGGTTGTTCTAAATGACTGTTCCACGTTGAATCCTTCGAAACAGCATCAGACTTCCTGAAACTCTCTCCTTTACTCTTTCACCTGTTCCCAACCTAGAATGATGTAAATTAAACAcgaattaggactgaaaatGAGCTCAAAGTGCACATGTAttggtattaaaaacaccacATATCAATTTTTAGTGTATCAGTTATAGACTGGATACCATCAATGAAAAATTTTAGGCTAAAGGACTTCCCTAGCTTCATCCTTACCACTGATCCTGACGACATAATGCTCAATTTCTCCATTCGAGAGGTCGAGCGATTCAAAGGCGCCACTGCGATCATTCTCAACACGTTTGATGATCTGGAACATGACGTCATACAGTCGATAAAATCTATGTTACCTCCAGTTTATTCTATTGGACCGCTCAATCTCCTAGCGAGCCAGGAAGTCTACGTGGATAGTGATATGGGACAAATGGGATTAAATTTGTGGAGAGAAGAAACTGAATGTTTGGACTGGCTCGACACTAAAGCTCCAAACAGCgttgtttttgtaaattttggatGCATAACGGTGATGAGTGTGGAGCAGCTAGATGAGTTTGCTTGGGGTTTAGCTGGTAGTGGGAAAGAGTTTTTGTGGGTGATCCGACCGGATTTAGTGGCCGGAGAGGCGGCAGCGGTTCCACCGGAGTTTATAAGGGAGACGGAGGACCGGGGGATGATGGCCAGTTGGTGTCCTCAAGAGAAAGTCCTTTCCCACCCAGCAATAGGAGGATTCTTGACGCATTGTGGGTGGAACTCGACGTTAGAAAGTCTTTCTGGCGGTGTTCCGATGATATGTTGGCCATTTTTTGCGGAGCAGCCAACGAACTGTAAATTTTGTTGTGATGAGTGGGGAGTAGGGATGGAGATCGGCGGTGATGTAAAGAGAGAGGAGGTTGAGGCGGTTATACGAGAGTTAATGGATGGAGAAAAGGGAAAGAAGTTGAGAGAGAAGGCAGAGAAGTGGCAGCGGCTGGCCAAGGAAGCGACCGAGTATCCATCTGGTTCGTCAAACGTCAGCTTTGAGACCCTTGTTAATAAGGTTCTCTAAGAACAAGGTACTAAAATCTTATAGTGcaaaatttcattaaataaaaaaaagatatgatcGTATCAGTGTCATTGTAATAAGACTAA
The nucleotide sequence above comes from Brassica napus cultivar Da-Ae chromosome A9, Da-Ae, whole genome shotgun sequence. Encoded proteins:
- the LOC106453551 gene encoding UDP-glycosyltransferase 85A7-like, which gives rise to MASPAVYTTQKPHVVCVPHPAQGHINPMLKVAKLLHAKGFHVTFVNTVYNHKRLLRSRGPNALDGFPSFRFESIPDGLPETDGNTTQDIPSLCVSTMNNCLSPFKDLLRKINTGDDVPPVSCIVSDAVMSFTLDAAEELGVPDVVFWTASACGLMAFLQFQRFIEKGLTPFKDESYISNKEHLETVIDWIPSMKNFRLKDFPSFILTTDPDDIMLNFSIREVERFKGATAIILNTFDDLEHDVIQSIKSMLPPVYSIGPLNLLASQEVYVDSDMGQMGLNLWREETECLDWLDTKAPNSVVFVNFGCITVMSVEQLDEFAWGLAGSGKEFLWVIRPDLVAGEAAAVPPEFIRETEDRGMMASWCPQEKVLSHPAIGGFLTHCGWNSTLESLSGGVPMICWPFFAEQPTNCKFCCDEWGVGMEIGGDVKREEVEAVIRELMDGEKGKKLREKAEKWQRLAKEATEYPSGSSNVSFETLVNKVL